The following are encoded in a window of Pseudalgibacter alginicilyticus genomic DNA:
- a CDS encoding SusC/RagA family TonB-linked outer membrane protein: protein MSETTNFIQQQQITGTVKDANGQPIPGVNILVKGTTKGVQSDFDGGFEISVSNQNTVLVISYVGFKTKEVPVGNQTNIDIVLEEDISILDEVVVVGYGTQKKVNLTAAVSQVGTEVFENRPTANAVRSLQGTVPGLIVSNSTSGGEPGADSNINIRGFISASGTGAIGDTSPLVLVDGIRMDINDINPEDIESVSVLKDAAAAAIYGSNAAAGAILVTTKTGKNLDGKAKVSYKSSISFTQPTTYPNSASAIDFAYTINDARINNGNPVYYDDTDLANIIANMANPGSAPSIVSNANGSAWNYGSIGIEGTGATNWDDIIIKKWAQRTKHDLSISGGNQKINYYISAGAYDEDGLLAVTDESFQRYNLDAKISAQANKWLTIELYSKFLKSYTDFPYNNSNNSIIRNKTQVLDLLTKIKPTLPQFDPIYGEELLEHTYYPVWKYQRIKTKNDQLILSPKFIVQATKDLKLNLDLNYRRNNNFQEINVLAHQKIVPNGLVDRVSQAESSYSPTVSTTEYFSPNFYATYDKSLNNHNFNLTTGITSELNNFYSLGATTDYLITNNIISLNASLDDDQLVSETITNWSTVGYFGRFRYNFKEKYLLEFTYRRDAASRFAPEDRWVGLPSFSAGYNVAKEDFWPIESINTFKLRGSYGSLGNQNVQNYLYLSLINTDNTTAFLFDGERGNFSQTPGLTSESLTWETVKTTDIGFDLGAFNNKLNMAFSWYRVDTEDMAGPGIDLPAQLGTTPPLRNVGTSRVQGFDFEVSWRQQIGDFGYSIRAVLNDYKQTITDYPNEGNVLNNYYEGQNLGEIWGYETDGLFQTDTEATAYTDMVDQSFVNGLAYTAGDLKYVDQNNDGVIDNGSNTLGDSGDMKVIGNTTPRYLYGITLGFNYKNFDFSAFVQGVGKRDVNMVQGNSQGFRGPSNGPFHAFVWEDHLDYFRPEDTTNPLGPNLDAYFPKPYLNGGGGTNKNYRLNTTHFIQSGAYTRLKSLQIGYTIPKNVTQSLNIDNIRMYLTGENLFTVTDLMFFDPEQVRDFPGNNDLIGSASSYPLSRIVSFGVNVSF, encoded by the coding sequence GTGTCAGAAACAACCAATTTTATCCAACAGCAACAGATTACTGGTACGGTTAAAGATGCTAACGGTCAACCCATACCTGGTGTTAACATTTTAGTAAAAGGAACAACAAAAGGTGTACAATCAGATTTTGATGGTGGTTTTGAAATCTCTGTTTCAAATCAAAATACAGTTTTAGTGATTTCATATGTTGGTTTTAAAACCAAGGAAGTACCAGTTGGCAATCAAACCAACATTGATATTGTTTTAGAGGAAGATATTTCTATTTTAGACGAAGTAGTCGTTGTTGGATATGGTACTCAGAAAAAAGTTAATTTAACAGCTGCGGTTTCTCAAGTCGGTACAGAAGTTTTTGAGAACAGACCTACTGCAAATGCCGTTAGATCTTTACAAGGTACAGTACCTGGTTTGATTGTTTCAAACTCAACATCTGGTGGTGAACCTGGAGCTGATTCTAATATAAACATCCGTGGTTTTATTTCTGCTAGTGGAACAGGTGCTATTGGTGATACTAGTCCTTTAGTACTGGTAGATGGAATTCGTATGGATATTAACGATATTAATCCAGAAGATATTGAATCTGTTTCTGTTCTTAAGGATGCTGCTGCTGCTGCCATTTATGGTTCCAATGCAGCTGCAGGTGCCATTTTAGTAACAACTAAAACTGGTAAAAATTTAGATGGCAAAGCTAAAGTAAGCTACAAGAGTAGTATTTCCTTTACGCAACCAACAACCTATCCAAACTCTGCGAGTGCTATAGACTTTGCATATACAATCAATGATGCGCGTATTAATAATGGTAACCCTGTCTATTATGATGATACCGATTTAGCCAATATTATAGCAAACATGGCAAATCCAGGCAGTGCGCCTTCTATTGTAAGTAATGCTAATGGAAGTGCTTGGAATTATGGTTCTATTGGTATTGAAGGTACCGGCGCTACAAATTGGGATGATATCATTATAAAAAAATGGGCTCAAAGAACAAAACATGATTTAAGCATATCTGGTGGTAACCAAAAAATAAATTACTACATTTCCGCTGGTGCCTATGATGAAGATGGATTATTAGCCGTAACGGATGAATCGTTTCAAAGATACAATTTAGATGCAAAAATAAGCGCACAGGCTAATAAATGGTTAACAATTGAGTTGTATAGTAAGTTCTTAAAAAGTTATACTGATTTCCCTTACAATAACAGTAATAATTCTATCATACGAAACAAAACTCAGGTATTAGATTTACTTACAAAAATAAAACCTACGCTACCACAGTTCGATCCTATTTATGGTGAAGAATTATTAGAACACACGTACTATCCTGTTTGGAAATATCAACGAATAAAAACAAAAAACGATCAGTTAATACTGTCTCCTAAATTCATAGTACAAGCAACAAAAGATCTTAAATTAAATTTAGATTTAAACTACAGAAGAAATAATAATTTTCAAGAAATAAATGTTTTAGCACATCAAAAAATTGTTCCGAATGGTCTTGTTGATAGAGTTTCACAAGCAGAATCTTCTTATTCTCCAACGGTATCAACAACTGAATATTTTTCGCCAAATTTCTACGCTACATATGATAAATCTTTAAATAATCATAATTTTAATTTAACCACAGGTATTACATCTGAGTTAAATAATTTTTATTCACTTGGAGCAACCACTGATTATTTAATTACGAACAACATTATTTCATTAAATGCTTCGTTAGATGATGACCAATTAGTTAGTGAAACCATAACCAACTGGTCTACAGTTGGATATTTTGGTAGATTTAGATATAATTTTAAAGAAAAATATTTATTAGAATTCACTTATAGAAGAGATGCCGCTTCTCGTTTTGCTCCAGAAGATAGATGGGTAGGTTTACCTAGCTTTTCTGCTGGTTATAATGTAGCTAAAGAAGATTTTTGGCCAATTGAAAGTATTAACACATTTAAATTAAGAGGTTCATACGGTTCTCTTGGTAACCAAAATGTTCAAAATTATTTATACCTATCTTTAATAAACACAGACAATACAACGGCATTTTTATTTGATGGCGAACGTGGCAATTTCTCTCAAACACCTGGTTTAACAAGTGAAAGTTTAACTTGGGAAACGGTAAAAACTACAGATATCGGTTTTGATTTAGGTGCTTTTAATAATAAGTTAAATATGGCGTTTTCTTGGTACAGAGTAGACACTGAAGACATGGCTGGCCCAGGAATAGATTTACCTGCACAATTAGGAACAACTCCTCCTTTACGTAATGTAGGAACTTCTAGGGTACAAGGTTTTGATTTTGAAGTAAGTTGGAGACAACAAATAGGAGACTTTGGATATAGTATTAGGGCTGTTTTAAATGATTATAAACAAACTATTACAGATTATCCAAATGAAGGAAATGTACTTAACAACTATTATGAAGGTCAAAACTTAGGTGAAATTTGGGGTTATGAAACAGATGGATTGTTTCAAACTGATACAGAAGCAACCGCATATACTGATATGGTAGATCAATCATTCGTCAACGGTCTTGCATACACAGCTGGTGATTTAAAATATGTAGATCAAAATAATGATGGTGTTATAGATAATGGTAGTAATACCTTAGGTGATAGTGGTGACATGAAAGTAATAGGAAATACAACGCCACGTTACTTATACGGAATTACACTTGGTTTTAATTACAAAAATTTTGATTTTAGTGCCTTTGTACAAGGTGTAGGAAAACGTGATGTTAACATGGTTCAAGGTAATTCACAAGGATTTAGAGGTCCTTCTAACGGCCCATTCCATGCCTTTGTTTGGGAAGATCATTTAGACTATTTCAGACCTGAAGATACCACAAACCCACTAGGGCCTAATTTAGATGCCTATTTCCCAAAACCTTATTTGAATGGTGGTGGTGGAACCAACAAAAACTATAGACTAAATACAACGCATTTCATTCAAAGTGGTGCATATACAAGGTTAAAAAGTTTACAAATAGGATATACAATACCTAAAAATGTTACTCAAAGCCTTAATATAGATAATATAAGAATGTACCTAACAGGTGAAAATTTATTTACTGTGACTGATTTGATGTTTTTTGATCCAGAACAGGTCAGAGATTTCCCTGGCAATAATGACCTAATTGGTAGTGCATCATCATATCCATTATCTAGAATCGTTTCATTTGGAGTAAATGTATCATTTTAA
- a CDS encoding RagB/SusD family nutrient uptake outer membrane protein — MKNKLKLLILSSIFSLTSCEDFLEKIPLDTVSEASFYQNATDLQAAVNGFYNDLPGWASTSVGFNILPDSNTDMALTENPSNRLSGLSYDIPNSATVSIWSWDEVREANWLIDHLDQAAASSDTEQILIDQYSGEAYFFRAYYYFELLTRYGDLPIFSEYFDNNDTEYVFAARDPRNEVVDFMLSDLDTAIDLLQSFPDISGHPRISREAAQLFKARVALYEGTWEKYHNGTPFGVVGSDGSRFLQIAADAAEAVMNSGVFTLHDDYSSLFNQVGLSGNSEVMLWRDYNSVTLNLSNVLQISWPNRCGYTKFAVDSYLCTDGDPISVSQLYNDGDNESLTTIENNRDPRLAALIMVPGDEVEFRDNVYTYWQYPDFNDTNTGNTGYESQKYRNINYYSDFQGYTEDTSRIIMRYAEVLLIFAEAKAELGTITQTDLNRSINLLRDRVDMPGITLGAITTDLNWPNYGHTLTPIIYEVRRERSVELMAEGFRSDDLNRWRAHTLFDGDQPRGAYYNDGVVNTVSISTPVDSDGFLLPFSNFGNFNFDESRAYLQPLPLDELQLNPNLTQNPGWEN; from the coding sequence ATGAAAAATAAATTAAAATTACTTATTCTAAGTTCAATATTTTCTTTAACATCTTGTGAAGATTTTTTAGAAAAGATTCCCTTAGATACCGTTTCTGAAGCATCTTTTTATCAAAATGCCACAGACCTACAAGCCGCCGTTAATGGCTTTTATAACGATTTACCGGGCTGGGCATCCACATCAGTCGGATTTAACATCTTACCTGATAGCAATACTGATATGGCACTAACTGAAAATCCAAGTAACAGACTCAGCGGATTAAGTTATGACATACCAAACTCTGCTACTGTATCTATATGGAGTTGGGATGAAGTAAGAGAAGCGAATTGGCTTATAGACCATTTGGACCAAGCAGCTGCAAGTAGTGATACAGAACAAATCTTAATTGACCAATACTCAGGTGAAGCTTATTTTTTTAGAGCCTATTATTATTTTGAATTATTAACAAGATATGGAGATTTACCTATATTTTCTGAGTATTTTGACAACAACGATACAGAATATGTTTTTGCTGCAAGAGACCCAAGAAATGAAGTAGTAGATTTCATGCTTTCTGATTTAGATACCGCAATTGACCTTTTGCAATCATTTCCTGATATTTCTGGTCATCCAAGAATCAGTAGGGAAGCAGCTCAATTGTTTAAAGCAAGAGTAGCTTTATACGAAGGTACCTGGGAAAAATACCATAATGGCACACCTTTTGGCGTAGTAGGATCTGATGGATCCCGTTTTCTTCAAATAGCTGCAGATGCTGCTGAAGCTGTAATGAATAGTGGTGTATTTACTTTACATGATGATTATAGCTCTTTATTTAATCAAGTTGGTTTAAGTGGAAATAGTGAAGTAATGTTATGGAGAGATTATAATTCTGTTACGCTTAACCTCAGCAATGTTTTACAAATATCATGGCCTAATAGATGTGGGTATACTAAATTTGCTGTTGACAGCTACTTATGTACAGATGGTGACCCAATCTCAGTTAGCCAATTATACAATGATGGAGACAACGAAAGTTTAACAACTATCGAAAATAACAGAGACCCAAGATTGGCTGCCTTGATAATGGTTCCTGGTGATGAAGTGGAATTTAGGGATAATGTTTACACTTATTGGCAATACCCTGATTTTAACGATACAAATACTGGTAATACAGGATATGAAAGTCAAAAGTACAGAAACATAAACTATTATTCTGATTTTCAAGGATATACAGAAGACACATCAAGAATTATTATGCGTTATGCTGAAGTTCTATTAATATTTGCTGAAGCAAAAGCAGAATTAGGAACTATTACACAAACAGATTTAAATAGATCCATTAACTTATTACGTGATCGTGTTGATATGCCTGGGATTACTTTGGGAGCTATTACTACAGACCTTAATTGGCCAAATTATGGTCATACCTTAACCCCTATTATTTATGAAGTTAGAAGAGAGCGTTCTGTTGAATTAATGGCAGAAGGTTTTAGATCGGATGATTTAAATAGATGGAGAGCTCATACCTTATTTGATGGTGACCAGCCTAGAGGCGCTTACTATAATGACGGAGTGGTAAATACTGTATCTATTTCAACGCCTGTTGATTCTGATGGATTTTTACTACCTTTTTCAAACTTTGGTAATTTTAATTTTGATGAATCCAGAGCATATTTACAACCACTACCTTTAGATGAATTACAACTTAATCCTAACCTTACTCAAAATCCTGGTTGGGAAAATTAA
- a CDS encoding tRNA pseudouridine synthase A, with the protein MKKYFYVITIQYLGYRFHGWQKQPNLKTLHLMVDRTLNFILEGKTFKSLSSGRTDAMVSAESAAFELFLTDPIKDQEAFLELFNYNLPQDIRALTIREVDKHFNIINHSKIKEYLYLFSIGQKNHPFCAPIMTTILDDLDIEIMKKGAKLFQGKHYFKSYCYKPTDNGIYNREILLCELIENTIYTANYFPEKSFVLRVKGKGFMRNQIRLMMGTLIDLGKGKISIEEIKASLLPNSSIKFEYIAPASGLILNNIEFS; encoded by the coding sequence ATGAAAAAATACTTCTACGTTATTACCATTCAATATTTGGGCTATCGGTTTCATGGTTGGCAAAAACAACCAAATTTGAAAACCTTACACTTAATGGTGGATAGAACCTTAAATTTTATCCTTGAAGGAAAAACATTTAAAAGTTTAAGTTCAGGTAGAACAGATGCTATGGTTTCTGCAGAAAGTGCAGCCTTTGAATTGTTTTTAACAGATCCAATCAAAGATCAAGAAGCTTTTTTAGAATTATTCAACTATAATTTACCACAAGACATTAGGGCTTTAACTATTCGAGAAGTTGATAAACATTTTAATATTATCAATCATTCTAAAATTAAAGAATATCTGTATTTGTTTTCTATTGGACAAAAAAATCATCCGTTTTGTGCACCTATCATGACTACCATTCTTGATGACTTGGATATTGAAATCATGAAAAAAGGAGCTAAATTGTTCCAAGGCAAACATTATTTTAAATCTTATTGCTATAAACCAACTGATAATGGTATTTATAATCGCGAAATATTACTTTGCGAATTAATTGAAAACACTATTTATACTGCTAATTATTTCCCAGAAAAATCATTTGTTCTCAGAGTTAAAGGCAAAGGTTTTATGCGAAATCAAATTCGTTTAATGATGGGAACACTTATCGATTTAGGGAAAGGAAAAATCTCAATAGAAGAAATTAAAGCTAGTCTGTTACCAAATAGCTCTATAAAATTTGAATATATTGCTCCAGCTTCAGGATTGATTCTTAACAACATTGAATTTAGTTAA
- a CDS encoding DUF2461 domain-containing protein, protein MTPRIIPKETLDFLKKLEKNNNREWFNEHKKEFKAIEDKVKDVYNSIFESLKTHDDVDKIKIFRIYRDVRFSKNKAPYKTHFGGSFHRTKPQLRGGYYLQIQPNDKSFIATGFWAPNKEDLLRVRKEFEIDDSEIRDILNNKIFKNVWGNIVGDEVTTAPRGFNKEHEAIDLIRKKQFIFIKKYTDKEILEPNFIENVNDAFKIIRPYFNYMSEVLTTDLNGESTI, encoded by the coding sequence ATGACTCCAAGAATCATCCCAAAAGAAACTTTAGACTTTTTAAAAAAATTGGAAAAAAATAATAATCGTGAATGGTTTAATGAGCATAAAAAAGAATTTAAGGCTATTGAAGATAAAGTTAAAGATGTTTATAATAGTATTTTTGAGTCCTTAAAAACACATGACGATGTTGATAAAATAAAAATATTTAGGATTTATCGTGATGTACGCTTTTCAAAAAATAAAGCTCCATACAAAACACATTTTGGAGGATCTTTTCATAGAACAAAACCTCAACTGAGAGGTGGGTATTATTTACAAATACAGCCAAACGACAAATCATTTATTGCGACTGGTTTTTGGGCCCCTAATAAAGAAGATTTATTAAGAGTGCGAAAAGAGTTTGAAATAGATGATTCTGAAATACGTGACATTTTAAACAATAAAATATTTAAAAATGTTTGGGGCAATATTGTAGGAGATGAAGTTACAACCGCACCTCGAGGGTTTAACAAAGAACATGAAGCCATTGACTTAATAAGAAAAAAGCAATTTATATTCATAAAAAAATATACCGACAAGGAAATACTAGAACCCAATTTTATTGAAAACGTAAATGACGCTTTTAAAATAATTCGCCCGTACTTTAACTATATGAGTGAGGTACTAACAACTGATTTAAACGGAGAGTCTACAATATGA
- the bshB1 gene encoding bacillithiol biosynthesis deacetylase BshB1 yields the protein MKLDILAFGAHPDDVELGCGATLAKEIAKGKKVGIIDLTRGELGTRGTAETRDKEATEAAKILGVLIRENLKFADGFFINDRNHQLEIIKMIRKYQPDLVICNAIDDRHIDHGKGSKLVSDACFLSGLIKIETKTDQNIVQVPWRPKQVYHYIQWKNIEPDFVVDVTGYVDKKVASVMAYKTQFFDVNSKEPETPISNKNFTDSVVYRLRDLGRLIGVEHAEGFSVERYIAVDSLFDIK from the coding sequence ATGAAATTAGATATTCTTGCTTTTGGTGCACATCCAGACGATGTAGAATTAGGTTGTGGAGCAACGCTAGCAAAAGAAATTGCTAAGGGAAAGAAGGTGGGCATTATAGATTTAACCCGAGGTGAATTGGGAACCCGTGGTACTGCCGAAACAAGAGATAAGGAAGCTACTGAAGCTGCTAAAATATTGGGGGTTTTGATCAGAGAAAACCTAAAGTTTGCTGATGGTTTTTTTATCAATGATAGAAATCATCAATTGGAAATTATTAAAATGATTAGAAAGTATCAACCAGATTTGGTAATCTGTAATGCGATTGATGATAGGCATATAGATCACGGTAAAGGCAGTAAGTTGGTAAGTGATGCTTGTTTTTTGAGTGGTTTGATAAAAATAGAAACAAAAACTGATCAAAATATTGTTCAAGTTCCTTGGCGTCCCAAACAAGTGTATCATTACATACAATGGAAAAATATAGAACCTGATTTTGTGGTGGATGTTACTGGGTATGTAGATAAAAAAGTAGCCTCAGTTATGGCTTATAAAACACAGTTTTTTGATGTGAACAGTAAAGAACCAGAAACACCTATTTCAAATAAAAATTTTACTGATAGTGTTGTTTATAGGTTAAGAGATTTAGGGCGCTTAATAGGAGTTGAGCATGCTGAAGGTTTTTCAGTGGAACGTTACATAGCTGTTGATAGTTTGTTCGATATTAAATAG
- the pckA gene encoding phosphoenolpyruvate carboxykinase (ATP), with translation MKTIEEKGQVDLTKYGLKDVNVHWNLSPEELQKITVDKGMGRETKNGTLAINTGKFTGRSPQDRFIVKDDYTADKVWWGKTNKPVSTENFNKLKSEITTYLSGKEIYARDGYVCADPEFRTNIRTVTELPWSNMFVYNMFLRPSEKELENFKEDWLILCAPGYECPDPKAYGIRQGNFSILDFTQKIAIIGGSAYTGEMKKGIFSALNMILPVERDVLPMHCSANVGKFGDTAIFFGLSGTGKTTLSADPERKLIGDDEHGWTADNNIFNFEGGCYAKVIDLSEEKEPDIFRAVKPGAILENIVFKADGEPDYMDGSITQNTRVSYPIHHIDNIQETLYANNPKNIFFLTCDAFGVLPPVSKLTPGQAAYHFISGYTAKVAGTEAGITEPVPSFSACFGEPFMPLHPTVYGEMLSKKMTEAGVNVWLINTGWSAGPYGVGSRIKLKYTRAMITAILNGELENVDYEQNFIFGLFMPKYCPGVPTEILDPMNTWLQKGAYVGKAIQLAHSFHLNFEKFAQQASEQIIEGGPLIDEHHHLHENI, from the coding sequence ATGAAAACAATTGAAGAAAAAGGCCAAGTAGATTTAACGAAGTATGGCTTAAAAGACGTAAATGTGCATTGGAACTTATCACCTGAAGAATTACAAAAAATAACAGTTGATAAAGGAATGGGTAGAGAAACAAAAAACGGAACACTTGCTATCAATACTGGAAAATTCACAGGACGTTCACCTCAAGACCGTTTTATTGTAAAAGATGATTATACTGCAGATAAAGTTTGGTGGGGAAAAACAAATAAACCAGTATCTACTGAAAACTTCAATAAATTAAAAAGCGAAATTACTACATACCTTTCTGGAAAAGAAATTTATGCACGAGATGGATATGTATGTGCAGATCCTGAATTTAGAACAAATATTAGAACAGTAACTGAATTACCATGGTCAAATATGTTTGTTTATAACATGTTTTTAAGACCAAGTGAGAAAGAATTAGAAAACTTTAAAGAGGATTGGTTAATTCTTTGTGCTCCAGGTTATGAATGTCCAGACCCAAAAGCCTATGGTATTCGTCAAGGTAATTTCTCTATTTTAGACTTTACACAAAAAATAGCTATAATTGGAGGTTCTGCCTATACTGGTGAAATGAAGAAAGGTATTTTTTCTGCATTAAATATGATTTTACCAGTTGAAAGAGATGTTTTACCAATGCACTGTTCTGCTAATGTTGGTAAATTTGGAGATACTGCAATTTTCTTCGGATTATCAGGTACTGGAAAAACAACCTTATCTGCAGATCCTGAACGTAAATTAATTGGTGATGATGAGCATGGATGGACTGCTGATAATAATATTTTCAACTTTGAAGGTGGATGTTATGCAAAAGTAATTGACCTATCTGAAGAAAAAGAGCCAGATATTTTTAGAGCAGTAAAACCTGGTGCTATACTTGAAAACATTGTTTTTAAAGCTGATGGTGAACCTGACTATATGGATGGTAGTATCACTCAAAACACACGTGTAAGTTACCCAATTCATCATATTGATAATATTCAAGAAACACTGTATGCTAATAACCCTAAAAATATTTTCTTTTTAACATGTGATGCTTTTGGGGTATTACCTCCAGTATCAAAATTAACTCCTGGTCAAGCCGCTTATCATTTTATTTCTGGTTATACAGCAAAAGTTGCAGGAACAGAAGCAGGAATTACAGAACCAGTACCATCATTCTCTGCTTGTTTTGGAGAACCTTTTATGCCTCTACACCCTACAGTTTATGGTGAAATGTTAAGTAAAAAAATGACAGAAGCAGGTGTTAATGTATGGTTAATTAATACTGGATGGAGCGCAGGACCTTATGGTGTTGGTTCACGTATAAAATTAAAATATACAAGAGCTATGATTACTGCAATTCTTAATGGAGAATTAGAAAATGTTGATTACGAACAAAACTTTATTTTTGGATTATTTATGCCTAAATACTGCCCAGGGGTACCAACAGAGATTTTAGATCCTATGAATACTTGGTTGCAAAAAGGCGCTTACGTTGGAAAAGCTATTCAATTAGCCCACTCTTTCCACTTAAATTTTGAGAAATTTGCACAGCAAGCATCTGAACAAATTATTGAAGGTGGACCACTAATTGATGAACACCATCACTTACACGAAAACATTTAA